In the genome of Flavobacterium panacagri, one region contains:
- a CDS encoding SusC/RagA family TonB-linked outer membrane protein translates to MTNFLITKSRSKYFKNLGVLILMLVCSAAVNAQITVSGTVSDGSGPIPGVNIIVKGTKTSTVSNFDGTYTLQSVPANSILVFSFIGYKPHEVLVNNKTKIDAVLEENLNDLKEVVVIGYGTAKRADLTGSISSISSAAVTQSVATTIDQVLQGRAAGVQIQQNSGTPGGSSSVRIRGISSITGSNEPIYVIDGVIIDGNSGSLNTNPLAGINPNDIASIDILKDASATAIYGSRAANGVIMVTTKTGRKGDLTLNFDSYIGWQEMPKQLQVLNLREYGTLKNTRSDLGIVQRDPYFIRPDLLGEGTNWQDELFQTGLIQSYNLSASGGSDTTTYALGMSYFDQEGTIIGSSFDRMTIRGVIDSQVKKWMKVGVNMNVFKTNQVTTVNDDSVILTALKQTPNVAARNADGTFDGPDTTEFVQTNPLGIAMLKDNHGKDYGVRGNVYAEISFTKDLKLRTQYSIDYGFGNRYTFNPSYTFGALSNEVREGTRTKSTSENWIWTNTLTYNKIFGKHNVNAMLAEELQERNWENLYGYRSGYLTNGATDLNAGDPTTARNSNASSTNSLSSYFGRVAYTFDDRYFITGTIRRDGSSQFAEGNKWDWFPAAGLAWKISNEGFLKENQTINNLKLRAGWGVTGNSSVPNNAYTSVYGTSATNWGSGQIATNTANPDLKWEKSNQTNIGLDLGLFNNRVEITADVYYKRTDDLLLRLSLPAYVGTTGQGSTSPPFANIGSLENKGIEFTLNTINMQRPDFLWKSNFNISMNRFKVLKLNSESGVYDQTLQQGSDVTVVTRSAVGQTLGQFYGYKVIGRFEKATDFYYKDASGTVKPTALPEGMVIGENGVWIGDYMFEDVNKDGVINEKDAGYIGNPNPDFTFGFNNSFSFKGFDVSILFTGSYGNDVLNYQRRWLENPRENTNLLKTALGYAQLELIDPNGPNDYRNVQIVGGDPYMPRIGASSASSASNYRLSNRFVEDGSYVRLKNISIGYNLPKDLYSKYGISNIKVYSNMQNVLTFTKYKGYDPEVGAINQNQLLNGIDNGRYPSPVTTTLGININF, encoded by the coding sequence ATGACTAACTTTTTAATTACTAAAAGCAGATCAAAATACTTTAAGAATTTGGGAGTCCTAATTCTGATGCTGGTATGCTCTGCTGCGGTAAATGCGCAAATTACTGTTTCGGGTACTGTATCTGATGGTAGCGGACCAATACCAGGTGTCAATATTATTGTAAAAGGAACTAAAACCAGTACTGTTTCTAACTTTGACGGAACATATACACTACAATCTGTTCCTGCCAATAGTATTCTGGTTTTTAGTTTTATAGGATATAAGCCTCATGAAGTTTTAGTAAACAACAAAACTAAAATAGATGCGGTATTAGAAGAAAATTTAAATGACTTAAAAGAAGTTGTTGTAATTGGATACGGAACTGCTAAAAGAGCAGATTTAACAGGTTCTATTTCGTCTATCTCTAGCGCTGCAGTAACTCAATCAGTTGCTACAACTATTGATCAGGTTTTACAAGGACGTGCAGCGGGTGTGCAGATACAGCAAAATAGCGGTACACCAGGAGGAAGTTCTTCAGTGCGTATTCGTGGTATTAGCTCTATAACCGGTTCAAATGAACCTATTTATGTGATAGATGGTGTTATTATTGACGGAAATTCAGGTTCTTTAAATACCAACCCGCTTGCGGGAATTAATCCAAACGACATTGCTTCTATTGATATTTTGAAAGATGCTTCTGCAACTGCAATTTATGGTTCTAGAGCGGCAAATGGTGTAATCATGGTAACAACTAAAACAGGGAGAAAAGGAGACTTGACTTTAAATTTTGACAGTTATATTGGATGGCAGGAAATGCCGAAACAGTTGCAGGTTCTTAATTTAAGAGAATATGGAACCCTTAAAAATACGCGTTCAGACTTGGGAATTGTACAAAGAGATCCTTATTTTATCCGTCCTGATTTATTAGGGGAAGGAACAAACTGGCAGGATGAATTGTTTCAAACAGGTTTAATTCAAAGCTATAACTTATCTGCGTCTGGTGGTTCTGATACTACAACTTATGCATTAGGTATGTCGTATTTTGATCAAGAAGGAACTATAATTGGATCCTCTTTCGATCGTATGACTATTCGTGGTGTTATTGATTCTCAGGTAAAGAAATGGATGAAAGTGGGGGTAAATATGAATGTTTTTAAAACCAATCAAGTGACCACTGTTAATGATGATTCGGTAATCCTGACAGCTTTAAAGCAAACGCCAAATGTGGCAGCCCGAAATGCTGATGGAACTTTTGATGGACCAGATACAACTGAATTCGTTCAAACCAATCCATTAGGAATTGCAATGCTGAAAGATAATCATGGAAAAGATTATGGAGTTAGAGGAAATGTTTATGCAGAAATTAGTTTTACAAAAGATTTAAAACTTAGAACACAATATTCTATAGATTATGGTTTTGGAAACCGATATACTTTTAATCCGTCTTATACTTTTGGAGCATTATCAAATGAGGTTAGAGAAGGAACAAGAACAAAATCTACCAGCGAAAACTGGATCTGGACTAACACTTTGACTTATAATAAAATATTTGGAAAACATAATGTTAATGCGATGCTTGCAGAAGAACTTCAGGAAAGAAACTGGGAAAATCTTTACGGCTATCGCTCTGGATATTTAACAAATGGAGCAACAGACTTAAATGCGGGTGATCCAACAACAGCACGAAATTCTAATGCAAGTTCTACAAATTCTCTAAGTTCTTACTTTGGAAGGGTAGCTTACACATTTGATGACAGATATTTTATAACAGGAACGATTAGAAGAGATGGATCTTCACAATTTGCAGAAGGTAATAAATGGGACTGGTTCCCAGCTGCAGGTTTGGCTTGGAAGATATCAAATGAAGGATTCTTAAAAGAGAATCAGACAATCAATAATCTTAAATTACGTGCTGGCTGGGGAGTTACAGGTAATTCAAGCGTGCCAAATAATGCTTATACTTCTGTTTATGGTACTTCGGCAACCAATTGGGGAAGCGGACAGATTGCAACCAATACGGCAAATCCAGATTTGAAGTGGGAAAAATCAAACCAGACAAATATTGGTTTAGATCTTGGACTTTTTAATAATAGAGTAGAAATTACCGCAGACGTTTATTACAAAAGAACAGATGATTTATTATTAAGATTGTCACTTCCAGCTTATGTTGGTACAACAGGACAAGGGTCGACTTCTCCGCCTTTTGCAAATATTGGATCTCTTGAAAATAAAGGTATTGAGTTTACTCTAAACACAATCAATATGCAACGACCAGATTTTCTTTGGAAATCAAACTTTAATATCTCTATGAATAGGTTTAAAGTATTGAAATTAAATTCTGAGTCAGGAGTTTATGATCAGACTTTACAGCAAGGTTCAGATGTGACAGTGGTTACTCGCAGTGCAGTAGGACAAACATTAGGACAATTTTATGGATATAAAGTTATTGGACGTTTTGAAAAAGCAACAGATTTCTATTATAAAGATGCATCAGGAACTGTAAAGCCTACAGCATTACCAGAAGGAATGGTTATTGGCGAAAACGGTGTTTGGATTGGAGATTATATGTTTGAAGATGTCAATAAAGATGGCGTAATCAACGAAAAAGATGCTGGTTATATTGGAAATCCTAATCCAGATTTCACTTTTGGTTTTAACAACAGTTTTTCATTCAAAGGATTTGATGTGAGCATTTTATTTACAGGTTCTTATGGAAATGATGTTTTAAATTATCAAAGACGTTGGTTAGAAAATCCTCGTGAAAATACTAATTTATTGAAAACAGCTTTGGGATATGCGCAATTGGAATTAATAGACCCGAATGGTCCTAATGATTACAGAAATGTACAGATTGTGGGCGGTGATCCTTATATGCCAAGAATTGGAGCTTCATCAGCATCTTCTGCTTCTAACTATCGTTTGAGCAATAGATTTGTAGAAGATGGTTCGTATGTTAGGCTTAAAAACATTTCTATTGGTTATAATCTACCAAAGGATTTGTATTCTAAATATGGAATTTCAAATATCAAAGTTTACTCAAACATGCAGAATGTTTTAACCTTTACTAAATATAAAGGATATGATCCTGAAGTTGGTGCGATAAATCAAAATCAGCTTTTAAACGGTATCGATAATGGACGTTATCCTTCACCAGTAACAACTACACTTGGAATCAACATTAATTTCTAA
- a CDS encoding RagB/SusD family nutrient uptake outer membrane protein, with translation MKTKKIFYTALIIALPFVWTSCSDILEVEPNDVITKENFYKTESDFQAATGPLYNKVWFDFNDKFYYGLGDGRAANMYAPFSDYVYPFTDLTETGLTGPLVSAWASLYNVVQQSNNVIIGISGSPLNDAVKNRYIAQARFMRGTAYWYLASLWGDVIISTDPRELVKNPIVNKNPMKDVYEFSIRDLEFAAKYLPETAGQAGRLTRYSAFGMLSRVYLSFSGVSDNPNSGTRNQEYLDLAKKAAEKVMSSGPYSLMANYEDLFMIDNNNNSESMFALQWVPNGDYGVNNTQQAYFALGSDITGDDAAWGYWTRASYDVLKEYESKDLRRRATWMADDDFYPEINKSNGGYTVNHSKEFVNIKKGVVGSTKDNSKITRMNSALNTNMLRLAEVYLNYAEAALGNNASTSDAAALEGINKLRTRAGLTPKTSLTYADIIHERRVELAMEGQYWYDLVRRAYYKQQEVINYITGQDRGTIQPILYDAATNTVSIDPARSSSPRAIGVIDATIFLLPYPESELVQNPLLRENPVPYQFTEEKIKDLF, from the coding sequence ATGAAAACAAAGAAAATATTTTACACGGCTTTAATTATTGCATTGCCATTTGTTTGGACGAGTTGCAGCGATATTTTGGAAGTTGAACCGAATGATGTAATTACTAAAGAAAACTTCTACAAGACTGAATCCGATTTTCAGGCTGCGACAGGACCGTTATACAACAAAGTATGGTTCGATTTTAATGATAAATTTTATTATGGTTTAGGAGATGGACGTGCGGCAAATATGTATGCACCTTTCTCAGACTATGTATATCCTTTTACAGATTTAACAGAAACGGGATTAACTGGACCATTAGTTTCAGCTTGGGCTTCATTATACAATGTAGTACAGCAGTCCAATAATGTTATCATTGGGATTTCCGGAAGTCCGTTGAATGATGCTGTAAAAAACAGATATATTGCTCAAGCTCGTTTTATGAGAGGAACAGCTTACTGGTATCTAGCTTCTCTATGGGGAGATGTGATAATCTCAACAGATCCAAGAGAGTTGGTGAAAAATCCAATTGTAAACAAAAACCCAATGAAAGATGTTTACGAATTTTCAATACGTGATTTAGAATTTGCTGCTAAATATCTTCCAGAAACTGCTGGTCAGGCTGGACGTTTGACAAGGTACAGCGCATTCGGAATGCTTTCTCGTGTGTATTTATCATTTTCAGGAGTTAGCGACAATCCGAACAGCGGAACTCGCAATCAGGAATATCTTGATCTGGCTAAAAAAGCTGCAGAAAAAGTAATGAGTTCTGGCCCTTACAGTTTGATGGCTAATTATGAAGATTTATTCATGATTGATAATAATAACAACTCCGAATCTATGTTTGCTTTACAATGGGTTCCAAACGGAGATTATGGCGTTAACAATACTCAGCAGGCTTATTTTGCATTAGGTTCTGATATTACTGGAGATGATGCCGCTTGGGGATATTGGACAAGAGCATCGTATGATGTTTTAAAAGAATACGAATCAAAAGATCTTCGCCGAAGAGCGACATGGATGGCTGATGATGATTTTTATCCAGAAATTAATAAATCAAATGGTGGCTATACCGTTAATCACAGCAAAGAATTTGTAAACATAAAAAAAGGAGTTGTGGGGTCTACTAAAGACAACTCAAAAATTACCCGTATGAATTCTGCTTTGAATACCAATATGCTGCGTTTGGCCGAAGTTTATCTAAACTATGCGGAAGCTGCTTTAGGAAACAATGCTTCCACTTCAGATGCGGCTGCTTTAGAAGGCATAAACAAATTACGAACACGTGCAGGTCTTACGCCAAAAACATCTTTAACTTATGCAGATATTATACACGAAAGAAGAGTAGAATTGGCTATGGAAGGACAATACTGGTATGATTTAGTAAGAAGAGCCTATTACAAACAGCAGGAAGTGATTAATTATATAACAGGACAGGACAGAGGAACAATTCAGCCTATTCTTTATGATGCTGCGACTAATACCGTTTCTATAGACCCGGCAAGAAGCAGCAGTCCACGTGCCATTGGTGTTATCGATGCGACAATTTTCCTTCTTCCTTACCCAGAATCTGAGTTAGTCCAGAATCCGTTATTGAGAGAAAATCCTGTTCCATATCAGTTTACAGAAGAGAAGATTAAAGATTTATTCTAG
- a CDS encoding glycan-binding surface protein, translating to MKYILNKKYWAPIALLGMMVFSTLFTSCDNNDSEGGSMTITRVFLEDINSSVPDREVSFARLGQLLRIEGSGFTGLKKVYINGYSTYFNVVFVTNNSMLVSISADTPISDADPSVRNTIRFVNDSHEVTFPFQIRAGKPVISSISNTMPNPGETISVAGAGLTEVSKVVFPGNVEVTSGITSDEDGELFTVVVPNGISDLGGSIYVETSNGGVYSPAYFNFKKGLLLNFDGQGSHGYWGTSTSMIQPADLESAAIGIGNTSQGKYVPHRPARIASFDAAKNRCSEVWTAGNGVDNWRAQLTPYIPATTPLDKVAFQFDILVPEVWAQSGFLKICMINNFNGGEWAGACYNYVPWILDGKAVGVQTTGWITVTIPLNKFYAWSKEAFTFETVLAYREAATYQNFGIYFENSDVKLSNVTGSASEVEFPSKATSVKVYTDNWRIVPLDTPVYNDFN from the coding sequence ATGAAATATATTTTAAATAAAAAGTATTGGGCACCCATCGCACTTCTTGGAATGATGGTTTTCAGTACGTTGTTTACATCATGTGACAATAACGATTCTGAAGGCGGTTCGATGACAATTACGAGAGTATTTTTAGAAGATATAAACTCTTCTGTGCCAGATAGAGAAGTAAGTTTTGCTCGTTTAGGACAATTATTGCGTATCGAAGGTTCAGGATTTACGGGACTGAAGAAGGTTTATATTAATGGATATTCCACTTATTTTAATGTGGTATTTGTAACAAACAATTCGATGTTGGTCAGTATATCTGCTGATACTCCGATTTCAGATGCAGATCCTTCAGTAAGAAATACAATTCGTTTTGTAAATGATTCTCATGAAGTAACATTTCCTTTTCAAATTCGTGCAGGAAAACCAGTAATTTCTAGTATTTCTAACACGATGCCAAATCCAGGTGAAACAATTAGTGTGGCTGGAGCTGGTTTAACAGAAGTAAGTAAAGTAGTTTTTCCAGGAAATGTGGAAGTGACTTCTGGAATTACTTCAGATGAAGATGGTGAGTTATTTACAGTTGTTGTTCCAAATGGTATTTCAGATTTAGGAGGTTCAATTTATGTAGAAACATCAAATGGAGGTGTTTATTCTCCGGCTTATTTTAATTTCAAAAAAGGATTATTGCTTAATTTTGATGGACAAGGTTCTCACGGATATTGGGGAACTTCAACAAGTATGATTCAGCCTGCAGATTTAGAATCCGCTGCGATTGGAATTGGAAATACTTCACAAGGAAAATATGTTCCTCATCGTCCAGCTCGTATTGCTTCTTTTGATGCTGCGAAAAACAGATGTTCAGAAGTTTGGACAGCAGGAAACGGAGTAGACAACTGGAGAGCACAATTAACGCCTTATATTCCTGCGACTACACCTTTGGATAAAGTTGCATTTCAATTTGATATTTTGGTTCCAGAAGTTTGGGCTCAGTCAGGTTTCTTAAAAATTTGTATGATTAATAATTTCAACGGTGGCGAATGGGCTGGAGCTTGTTACAATTATGTTCCTTGGATTTTAGACGGAAAAGCTGTAGGAGTACAAACAACGGGATGGATTACAGTTACAATTCCGTTAAACAAATTCTATGCATGGTCAAAAGAAGCGTTTACTTTCGAAACGGTATTGGCTTATCGTGAAGCGGCGACCTACCAAAACTTTGGAATTTATTTCGAAAATTCTGATGTAAAACTATCCAATGTTACTGGAAGTGCAAGTGAAGTAGAATTCCCATCAAAAGCAACTTCTGTAAAAGTGTACACTGACAATTGGAGAATTGTACCATTAGATACGCCAGTTTACAATGATTTTAACTAA
- a CDS encoding endo-1,4-beta-xylanase translates to MKSKYIIPIIASSLMILSSCDDNLMEWGKDPEHGAVTGAELPLALVEKISRYEPLKNYSDFPLGNGIGISLYMSDAAYRKIVNDNFDEVTPGYEMKHGAMVNAKGEINFTNVDAFIAATKSAGLKVFGHTLIWHSNQNAGYLNGIIAPTVIPGSSGANILDLAPIKDGSFTGWARNNPGKGITTVANSGLTSTSAAIQLASSASSSAAYSLQLTSPNVPIVAGHNYEISFYIKSDVAGKGRISFNASLTNQYPYKDWFATGGTWTEAFATTSSWQQVKIKLAPGDFKTGSTTFQFNIDLGYLPNVTYLIDANTLAVVDLDAATGPVNLVSNGNFNSGITGWSRANGAADALSAGTGAANVYEGSGSMKVVNATSTPTEQWRTQIQTTFTAALTAGKSYTISYMIRSEANGSVRCSTTPSSLANYQGDQTTTTTWKQIEWKITAKGGETGFGFDLGGAAGTYYIDNVLVTDGSSSGTGSTAPVTIEKTDAEKAKIIGDAMTDWISKMMTHYKTGVFSWDVVNEPMKEDGTLRNGSEGDTATDYFSWVKYLGKDYAVKAFKLARQYGNTTDKLFINDYNLESRLDKCDGLIEYVKYIESQGAQVDGIGTQMHIGLTTDKEKIVQMFQKLAASGKLIKISELDIRLGTATPTVAQQASQAEMYQYVIDMYKKYIPVPQQYGITIWGVSDNAKEHEYWLPNESPNLWDANYVRKHAYKGAADGLAGKDVSKDFSGELVK, encoded by the coding sequence ATGAAATCTAAATATATCATACCAATAATCGCTTCATCGCTAATGATTTTATCATCATGTGATGATAATTTGATGGAGTGGGGAAAAGACCCAGAACATGGAGCAGTAACAGGAGCTGAGCTTCCACTAGCTTTAGTAGAAAAAATCAGCCGTTATGAGCCATTAAAAAACTATTCAGATTTTCCTTTAGGAAATGGGATTGGAATCAGTTTATACATGAGTGATGCAGCCTATAGAAAAATTGTAAATGACAATTTTGATGAGGTTACACCTGGTTACGAAATGAAACATGGTGCTATGGTAAATGCTAAAGGAGAAATTAATTTTACTAATGTAGATGCTTTTATCGCCGCAACAAAAAGTGCAGGACTAAAAGTTTTTGGACATACTTTGATCTGGCACTCTAATCAAAATGCAGGTTACTTGAATGGTATTATTGCTCCAACAGTAATTCCAGGTTCAAGCGGGGCTAATATTTTAGATTTAGCGCCTATAAAAGATGGTTCCTTCACGGGCTGGGCAAGAAATAATCCAGGAAAAGGAATCACAACTGTTGCCAATTCAGGTTTAACTAGTACATCAGCAGCAATTCAGCTGGCATCTAGTGCTTCATCTTCTGCAGCTTACAGTTTGCAGTTGACATCACCAAATGTACCAATTGTAGCGGGACACAACTATGAAATTTCATTTTATATTAAATCTGATGTTGCAGGTAAAGGACGTATTTCATTTAATGCTTCTTTAACCAATCAATATCCTTATAAAGATTGGTTCGCAACTGGAGGAACTTGGACAGAAGCTTTTGCTACAACTTCTTCCTGGCAACAAGTTAAAATTAAATTGGCTCCGGGAGATTTTAAAACAGGAAGTACCACTTTTCAGTTTAATATCGATTTAGGATATCTTCCAAACGTAACGTATCTGATCGATGCGAATACTTTAGCTGTTGTAGATTTAGATGCTGCAACAGGACCTGTTAATTTGGTTTCTAATGGAAATTTTAATTCAGGAATAACTGGATGGAGTAGAGCTAATGGAGCAGCTGATGCTTTAAGTGCAGGAACAGGAGCTGCAAATGTTTATGAGGGAAGCGGATCGATGAAAGTCGTAAATGCTACGAGTACTCCAACAGAGCAATGGAGAACTCAAATTCAGACTACTTTTACTGCTGCATTGACAGCAGGAAAAAGCTACACGATTTCTTATATGATTCGTTCGGAAGCTAATGGTTCTGTAAGGTGTTCCACTACACCATCATCATTAGCAAATTATCAGGGAGATCAGACAACGACTACTACATGGAAACAAATAGAATGGAAAATCACTGCAAAAGGTGGTGAGACCGGTTTTGGTTTTGATTTAGGAGGAGCTGCAGGAACTTATTATATCGATAATGTTTTAGTGACTGATGGATCATCTTCTGGAACTGGATCAACAGCACCTGTTACAATCGAAAAAACAGATGCAGAGAAAGCTAAAATTATTGGCGATGCCATGACTGATTGGATTTCTAAAATGATGACACATTATAAAACAGGTGTTTTTTCTTGGGATGTTGTAAATGAACCAATGAAAGAAGACGGAACTTTAAGAAATGGAAGTGAAGGTGATACGGCAACAGACTATTTCTCATGGGTAAAATATCTTGGAAAAGATTATGCTGTAAAAGCATTCAAATTGGCCCGTCAATATGGAAATACAACGGATAAACTTTTCATCAACGATTATAATTTAGAATCTAGATTGGATAAATGTGATGGATTAATCGAATATGTAAAATATATCGAAAGCCAAGGAGCTCAAGTTGACGGAATTGGTACACAAATGCACATTGGTTTAACAACAGATAAAGAGAAAATAGTTCAAATGTTCCAAAAACTGGCAGCATCAGGAAAATTAATTAAAATTTCTGAATTAGACATAAGATTAGGAACTGCAACGCCAACTGTAGCACAACAGGCTTCGCAAGCAGAAATGTATCAGTATGTAATCGATATGTACAAAAAATACATTCCTGTTCCACAACAATACGGAATCACGATTTGGGGTGTTTCTGATAATGCTAAAGAGCACGAATACTGGCTTCCAAATGAATCCCCAAACCTTTGGGATGCCAATTATGTTCGTAAACATGCTTATAAAGGAGCTGCTGATGGTCTTGCTGGAAAAGACGTAAGTAAAGACTTTTCAGGAGAATTAGTTAAGTAA
- a CDS encoding DUF5597 domain-containing protein, translating to MFQFSQSTAVILFFVLTQFGFSQEKIPHLQQKGNKTQLIINNKPFIIRGGELGNSSATSMESMETIWPKLVDMNLNTVLTPIYWELIEPEEGKFDFALVDDLILRARKENLKLVFLWFGSWKNSMSSHAPAWVKLIQKKYPRVKDDKDKSHEILTPFSENNLQADLNAFKKLMSHIKDFDQREQTLIMIQVENEIGMLPTARDYHSLANAAFKKEVPKELIQYLQKNKEKLVPEFLGIWKKNGFKTTGNWEDIFGKGLHTDEIFMAWYFSKFTNIIAKAGKDVYPIPMFVNAALNAPEKKPGQYPSAGPLPHLMDVWKAAGNSIDFLAPDFYNPSFKQWNDLFMRQGDPLFIPEHRFDETAPFKGLYAIGHYEAIGFSPFSIESVTDAKKEPLGKIYDLVQQLTPTIEANKGQGKIDGVLLDKENNTQIIKMGNYEFTFKHDYTLNWSDGAKENVWPMSSAIIIEIAKDEFYIAGSGIVVTFKSLKENLNAGILKTDQGRFENEKWRTIRHFNGDQTHQGRHLRISVGDYEIQKIKLYSYE from the coding sequence ATGTTCCAATTTTCCCAAAGTACGGCTGTAATACTATTTTTTGTTCTGACTCAATTTGGTTTTTCTCAAGAGAAAATACCTCATCTGCAGCAAAAAGGAAATAAAACGCAGCTCATTATCAATAATAAACCTTTTATAATAAGAGGCGGAGAATTAGGAAATTCTTCTGCCACCAGTATGGAAAGCATGGAAACCATTTGGCCCAAATTGGTTGATATGAATCTCAACACTGTTTTAACGCCAATCTATTGGGAACTTATAGAACCAGAAGAAGGGAAATTTGATTTTGCTTTGGTTGATGATTTAATTCTTAGAGCCAGAAAAGAAAATTTAAAACTCGTTTTTCTTTGGTTTGGGTCTTGGAAAAATAGTATGTCAAGCCATGCTCCGGCTTGGGTAAAATTAATTCAGAAAAAATATCCAAGGGTTAAAGATGACAAAGATAAAAGCCATGAAATTCTAACGCCTTTCAGCGAAAATAATCTACAGGCGGATTTAAATGCGTTTAAAAAATTAATGTCGCATATTAAAGATTTCGACCAAAGAGAACAAACCTTAATTATGATCCAAGTGGAGAACGAAATCGGAATGTTGCCAACGGCTCGTGATTATCATTCTTTAGCGAATGCCGCTTTCAAAAAAGAAGTACCAAAAGAATTGATTCAATATTTACAGAAAAACAAAGAAAAACTGGTTCCAGAATTTTTGGGAATCTGGAAGAAAAACGGATTTAAAACTACTGGAAATTGGGAAGACATTTTTGGAAAAGGCCTGCATACCGATGAAATTTTTATGGCTTGGTATTTTTCAAAATTTACTAATATAATTGCAAAAGCAGGAAAGGATGTCTATCCAATTCCAATGTTTGTGAATGCCGCTTTAAATGCACCAGAAAAAAAACCAGGGCAATATCCAAGTGCAGGACCGTTGCCACATCTTATGGATGTCTGGAAAGCAGCAGGAAATTCAATTGATTTTCTAGCGCCAGATTTTTATAATCCGTCATTCAAACAATGGAATGATTTATTTATGCGACAAGGCGATCCATTATTTATTCCAGAACATCGTTTTGATGAAACGGCGCCTTTTAAAGGTTTGTATGCTATCGGACATTATGAAGCCATTGGTTTTTCGCCTTTTTCAATAGAATCAGTTACAGATGCTAAAAAAGAACCACTTGGGAAAATTTATGATCTAGTCCAGCAGTTAACACCAACAATTGAAGCCAATAAAGGACAAGGAAAAATTGATGGTGTTTTACTAGACAAAGAAAATAATACTCAGATTATAAAAATGGGTAATTATGAATTCACCTTTAAGCATGATTATACGCTAAATTGGTCTGATGGAGCAAAAGAGAATGTTTGGCCAATGTCAAGTGCCATTATTATAGAAATTGCTAAAGACGAATTTTATATTGCAGGTTCCGGAATTGTAGTCACTTTTAAATCTTTAAAAGAAAATCTAAACGCTGGAATTTTAAAAACCGATCAAGGTAGATTTGAAAATGAAAAATGGAGAACCATCAGGCATTTTAATGGCGACCAAACGCATCAAGGCAGACATTTGAGAATTTCAGTCGGCGATTACGAAATCCAGAAAATAAAATTATATAGTTATGAATAG